In Persicimonas caeni, a single window of DNA contains:
- a CDS encoding glutaredoxin family protein, whose amino-acid sequence MDTVLKWMGEVDADTYEPPAGIPEPGGEHDLVLYKTDFCPFCIRVMRVLDAVDVDVKMRDVSGDPEARAHLLEVTGRRTVPCMFIDGVPMFESADISDWLRVHAERNAA is encoded by the coding sequence ATGGATACAGTTTTGAAGTGGATGGGCGAGGTCGACGCCGACACGTATGAGCCGCCTGCGGGGATTCCGGAGCCGGGCGGGGAGCACGATCTGGTGCTCTACAAGACGGACTTCTGTCCGTTTTGTATTCGGGTGATGCGCGTACTCGACGCGGTCGACGTGGATGTGAAGATGCGTGACGTGAGCGGCGACCCGGAGGCGAGGGCGCACCTGCTCGAGGTCACCGGGCGGCGCACGGTGCCGTGCATGTTCATCGACGGCGTGCCGATGTTCGAGTCGGCCGATATCTCCGATTGGCTGCGCGTGCACGCCGAGCGAAACGCTGCCTAA